A region of Acidisarcina sp. DNA encodes the following proteins:
- the ispF gene encoding 2-C-methyl-D-erythritol 2,4-cyclodiphosphate synthase, with amino-acid sequence MSMRIGYGWDSHAFKPGVPLRIGGLTLQHPEGLAGHSDGDVLLHAITDALLGAVSAGDIGTFFPPGDSRWKNADSAIFLNLALEEIQNAGYSIVNVDTTLILAAPKISPVAAEMREHLAELMEVEPSVISIKAKTPEGLNQDHVAQAHAVVLLEKVEDPQDLKSMSAVIESQKQLEDVVEDLLSQVHGVQPRDRAALPTFDTEDIT; translated from the coding sequence ATGAGCATGAGAATTGGATATGGTTGGGATTCGCACGCATTCAAGCCAGGCGTGCCGCTGCGTATTGGTGGATTGACGCTGCAACACCCGGAAGGACTCGCCGGTCACTCCGATGGAGACGTGCTGCTGCATGCGATCACCGACGCTTTGCTGGGTGCGGTCTCCGCCGGGGACATTGGCACCTTCTTCCCCCCGGGAGATTCGCGATGGAAGAATGCCGATTCGGCCATCTTTCTGAACCTTGCGCTGGAGGAGATTCAGAATGCGGGTTACAGCATCGTAAACGTGGATACGACGCTGATCCTCGCCGCACCGAAGATCTCTCCAGTGGCCGCAGAGATGCGCGAACACCTTGCCGAATTGATGGAAGTGGAGCCCTCGGTCATCAGCATCAAGGCGAAGACGCCGGAAGGCCTGAACCAGGATCACGTAGCTCAGGCGCATGCCGTAGTGCTACTGGAAAAGGTAGAAGATCCGCAGGATCTGAAGAGCATGAGCGCCGTCATCGAGAGCCAGAAGCAACTGGAAGATGTAGTGGAAGACCTGCTGAGCCAGGTGCATGGAGTTCAACCACGGGACAGGGCAGCTCTTCCGACTTTTGATACAGAAGACATCACCTAA
- a CDS encoding M14 family metallopeptidase: protein MARRTNPLRMKAAAFGTAMIAVSLACALIAPLLRAEEKQDWLTPAEQSGYRTTPNYEETMAYLRRVAEAAPRQVRLEPFGKTGEGRDLYIVIASRDGEFDPAKLHAAKRPIVLVQNSIHAGEMDGKDSCLALLRDMVVTQSQAALLDRAVFVFIPIYNADGHERRSKYNRINQNGPEEMGWRANGSNLNLNRDYMKADAPETRALLKMLHRWLPDFFVDDHVTDGADYQYDVTFTLDNGPDVAPATAKWVTGTVTPALEKAVDDAGHLAAPTYITLNDDTDPAQGLSFNDDPPRFSTGYMILENRPGLLVELHMLKDYKTRVTGNYEILRGLMQLVNRDADRLIDLNREADQDAMRLGAHPLGNQPFPLRMVWGGETTPFLYRGYKATRRLSEVSGAMWVEYSHEPWNVSLPLQTGAKVVASTVPPAAYIIPAEWTRVIDVLQAHQVEMKRTTAPWTGTVETYRCSGMEWQDRPFEGRHPIFSGEGAHGRPGQFGQCTLVTNAVTYPAGSAVVLLNQRLSKVAVHWLEPQGPDSAMAWGFFDSIFEQKEYGEAYVLEKLAREMMAKDPKLKAEFERKIATDPRFAANSEARLEFFYDRSPWADARLGLYPVGRLTKLDGIPLK, encoded by the coding sequence ATGGCTCGAAGGACCAATCCCTTGAGAATGAAAGCCGCGGCCTTCGGGACCGCCATGATTGCCGTGTCGCTCGCATGCGCTCTTATCGCGCCGCTGCTGCGAGCGGAGGAGAAGCAGGACTGGCTGACTCCCGCGGAGCAGAGCGGATACCGCACCACTCCCAACTACGAGGAAACGATGGCCTACCTCAGGCGAGTGGCCGAGGCCGCACCCCGGCAGGTACGCCTGGAACCTTTTGGCAAAACGGGAGAGGGCCGCGATCTCTACATCGTGATTGCATCACGTGACGGGGAGTTTGACCCGGCGAAGCTGCACGCCGCGAAGAGACCGATTGTGCTGGTGCAGAACTCCATCCACGCCGGCGAAATGGATGGCAAGGATAGCTGCCTGGCGCTGCTTCGCGACATGGTCGTGACTCAATCGCAGGCTGCCCTGCTGGATCGCGCCGTCTTCGTCTTTATCCCCATCTACAATGCCGACGGCCATGAACGGCGTTCGAAATATAACCGCATTAACCAGAATGGCCCGGAGGAGATGGGCTGGCGAGCGAACGGCAGCAACCTGAACCTGAACCGCGATTACATGAAGGCAGACGCACCGGAAACACGCGCCCTGCTGAAGATGCTGCATCGCTGGCTGCCGGACTTCTTCGTGGACGATCACGTCACCGATGGCGCGGACTACCAGTACGACGTAACCTTCACCCTGGACAATGGACCGGATGTAGCGCCGGCAACCGCGAAATGGGTCACCGGAACAGTGACTCCAGCCCTGGAGAAGGCTGTGGACGATGCAGGCCACCTGGCCGCTCCCACATACATCACGCTGAACGACGACACGGATCCGGCCCAGGGGCTCTCCTTCAACGACGACCCGCCGCGCTTCTCAACCGGCTACATGATTCTGGAAAACCGGCCCGGTCTGCTGGTCGAGCTGCACATGCTGAAGGACTACAAGACGCGCGTGACCGGGAATTACGAGATCCTGCGCGGGCTGATGCAACTGGTCAATCGCGATGCGGATCGCCTGATCGATCTGAACCGCGAGGCGGATCAAGATGCGATGCGGCTTGGCGCACATCCGCTCGGCAACCAGCCCTTCCCGCTCCGCATGGTGTGGGGCGGCGAGACTACGCCGTTTTTGTATCGCGGCTACAAGGCCACTCGGAGATTGAGCGAGGTTTCCGGCGCGATGTGGGTGGAGTATTCCCACGAACCATGGAATGTCTCTCTTCCGCTGCAGACCGGCGCCAAAGTCGTCGCATCTACCGTACCTCCAGCGGCCTATATTATTCCCGCTGAATGGACGCGGGTGATCGACGTGCTGCAGGCGCACCAGGTTGAGATGAAGCGCACGACTGCTCCCTGGACCGGGACCGTTGAGACCTACCGGTGCAGCGGAATGGAGTGGCAGGATCGGCCATTTGAGGGCCGTCATCCCATTTTTTCAGGGGAGGGCGCTCATGGCAGGCCGGGGCAGTTCGGTCAATGCACATTAGTAACCAACGCGGTTACATATCCTGCGGGGTCGGCGGTTGTCCTGCTGAATCAGCGCCTCTCGAAGGTCGCCGTGCACTGGCTGGAGCCGCAGGGGCCGGACTCGGCTATGGCCTGGGGCTTTTTTGATTCCATCTTTGAGCAAAAGGAGTATGGCGAAGCCTACGTGTTGGAAAAGCTTGCCCGGGAGATGATGGCGAAGGACCCCAAGCTCAAGGCTGAGTTCGAGCGCAAGATCGCCACCGATCCGCGTTTCGCCGCAAACTCCGAGGCCAGGCTCGAATTTTTCTATGACCGCTCGCCCTGGGCAGATGCGCGGCTGGGACTCTACCCGGTCGGCAGGCTCACAAAACTGGACGGTATTCCCTTGAAGTAA
- a CDS encoding glycosyltransferase family 39 protein, translating to MMHPPDSTQAERAPNNIWQSGLGWAAVVALLRLLLYVWIGPRYGYFRDELYYLACGHHPAWGYVDQPPMIAWMAWLLEHSIGTSLYALRLLPALAGAGTIFLCGWLAKEFGGGRRAVLVAALAALCTPIYLAMSHLFSMNAFDPLLWMAAAAVLVRAAKTGNENVWIWLGPVVGFALLNKYGVAFFTLGLLAGILLTPMRSAFLNLRLWAGAAIGAAIAMPNFLWQWHRGFPFLQLMHAIRASGRDTWNGVPWFLGQQAQILHPLNVVLIAGALIFWFGPRGKAFRSLGWAFLATFLLLMAMHAKNYYLAPMYPMVLAGGAVWLGSVRYRWIVPAFSAVLIASGILLSPIAVPVLTVNQYLRYTHALGIAPPKFENNRPGLLPQLYADMFGWEPMAQKVAAYYNSLPDEERARTGIFANNYGEAGAIDFFGPRYGLPPAISGHQNYWYWGAHGYTGESLIVLGDNEATLKKECSSVTTAAVLDDKYARRDEIGSVFHCRGLKWNLADDWARVKKWN from the coding sequence ATGATGCATCCACCGGACAGTACGCAGGCTGAGAGAGCGCCGAACAACATCTGGCAAAGTGGGCTTGGATGGGCTGCGGTTGTGGCGCTGCTCCGGCTGCTGCTTTATGTGTGGATCGGGCCGCGCTACGGATATTTTCGAGATGAGCTCTACTACCTTGCCTGCGGCCATCATCCTGCATGGGGATACGTCGATCAGCCGCCGATGATCGCATGGATGGCGTGGCTGCTGGAGCACTCGATTGGCACCTCACTCTATGCCCTGCGGCTGCTGCCTGCCTTGGCAGGCGCGGGAACCATCTTCCTCTGCGGGTGGCTGGCAAAGGAGTTTGGCGGCGGACGGCGCGCGGTCCTGGTTGCGGCACTGGCCGCTCTCTGCACGCCGATCTACCTGGCGATGAGCCACCTCTTCTCCATGAATGCCTTCGATCCACTTCTCTGGATGGCAGCCGCGGCGGTGTTGGTTCGCGCAGCAAAAACCGGTAATGAGAATGTCTGGATCTGGCTAGGGCCGGTGGTGGGATTCGCGCTGCTCAACAAGTATGGAGTCGCGTTCTTTACGCTGGGCCTTCTGGCGGGAATTCTGCTAACGCCAATGCGGAGCGCATTTTTGAATCTGCGGCTTTGGGCAGGCGCGGCCATCGGGGCCGCGATCGCAATGCCGAATTTCCTTTGGCAGTGGCATCGTGGTTTTCCCTTCCTGCAGTTGATGCACGCCATCCGGGCCAGCGGCCGCGATACATGGAACGGTGTGCCATGGTTCCTCGGCCAGCAGGCACAGATACTGCATCCGCTGAACGTTGTGCTGATTGCAGGCGCGCTGATCTTCTGGTTCGGGCCGAGGGGCAAGGCCTTTCGCTCCTTGGGATGGGCCTTCCTGGCAACCTTTCTGCTCCTGATGGCGATGCACGCAAAAAACTACTACCTGGCGCCGATGTATCCGATGGTGCTGGCAGGAGGAGCGGTCTGGCTGGGTTCAGTGAGATATCGCTGGATCGTACCGGCTTTCTCTGCCGTGCTCATTGCGAGCGGCATTCTCCTTTCGCCCATTGCTGTCCCGGTGCTGACGGTGAACCAGTACCTGCGCTACACCCATGCGTTGGGCATTGCCCCGCCAAAGTTTGAGAACAACCGGCCCGGTCTGCTGCCGCAACTTTATGCGGACATGTTCGGTTGGGAGCCAATGGCGCAAAAGGTCGCGGCCTATTACAACTCTCTGCCAGACGAAGAGCGTGCGCGGACCGGCATCTTTGCGAACAACTATGGAGAGGCAGGCGCAATCGATTTCTTTGGGCCCCGCTATGGGCTTCCACCGGCCATCAGCGGCCACCAGAACTACTGGTACTGGGGAGCGCATGGCTACACGGGAGAGAGCCTGATTGTGCTGGGCGACAACGAAGCGACCCTGAAGAAGGAGTGCTCTTCGGTCACCACAGCAGCAGTGCTGGACGATAAGTATGCACGGCGCGATGAGATCGGTTCCGTATTCCACTGCCGCGGATTGAAGTGGAACCTGGCAGACGACTGGGCGCGCGTGAAGAAGTGGAATTGA
- the gltX gene encoding glutamate--tRNA ligase, which produces MADIIKTPRVRFAPSPTGYLHVGGARTALFNWLFARHTGGTLILRIEDTDFERSSEEMVEGILVGMRWLGLNWDEGPFYQSKRLSLYTETAEKLLASGHAYYCFCTKEELEQRRAEATRTGRTPMYDGRCRKIDPQEALRRKQAGEPCAVRFAVPVGGSTSFDDAVFGKVEFQNAELEDFVLLRSDGIPTYHLSVVADDLDMRLTHIIRGADHISNTPKQVLQYRALGAELPIFAHVPLILGPDKTRLSKRHGATSVISYKDMGIVPEAFRNFLSLLGWSPGAAGKDADGKDREIFSSEELIQLFSLEGISKSNAVFDNDKLAWFNTEYIRAYPVEKLLPLIEEEWEKAGLKPTRTPGEIAAAIELLKPRARNLKDFAGAFKAYFTDTFEFDTAAVTKFFKDDSLRGRLVELAARYKAAPEFTEASTEQVLRAFAEEKGMKAGALINGARVALTGQGVAPSLFAVMVSLGKERVVKRLATAGEIPAA; this is translated from the coding sequence ATGGCTGACATCATCAAGACTCCCCGCGTACGTTTTGCGCCTTCCCCCACCGGCTACCTGCACGTGGGCGGCGCTCGCACTGCTCTTTTTAACTGGCTCTTTGCGCGCCACACCGGCGGCACGCTAATCCTGCGGATTGAGGACACCGACTTTGAGCGCTCCTCCGAGGAGATGGTCGAGGGCATCCTCGTGGGGATGCGCTGGCTGGGCCTGAACTGGGATGAAGGACCGTTCTATCAATCGAAGCGCCTGAGCCTGTATACCGAGACAGCGGAGAAGCTGCTGGCCAGCGGTCATGCGTATTACTGCTTCTGCACGAAGGAAGAGCTGGAGCAGCGCCGCGCAGAGGCCACACGGACCGGACGCACGCCAATGTACGATGGCCGCTGCCGCAAGATTGACCCACAAGAGGCGCTCCGCCGCAAGCAGGCAGGCGAGCCGTGCGCGGTACGGTTTGCCGTGCCCGTCGGCGGATCGACCAGCTTTGACGACGCCGTATTCGGCAAAGTCGAGTTCCAGAACGCGGAACTGGAAGACTTCGTACTGCTGCGGTCGGATGGGATACCGACGTACCACCTGAGCGTCGTGGCAGACGACCTCGATATGCGGCTGACTCATATCATTCGCGGCGCGGACCACATCTCGAACACTCCCAAGCAGGTGTTGCAATACCGTGCTCTGGGCGCGGAGCTCCCGATCTTTGCGCATGTGCCGCTGATTCTTGGTCCAGACAAGACGCGGCTCTCCAAGCGCCACGGCGCAACCAGCGTCATCTCCTACAAAGACATGGGAATCGTGCCCGAGGCCTTCCGGAACTTCCTCTCGCTGCTGGGCTGGTCGCCAGGGGCAGCGGGCAAGGACGCCGATGGCAAGGATCGCGAAATCTTCTCCTCCGAGGAGCTGATCCAGCTCTTTTCGCTGGAGGGAATCTCCAAGTCAAACGCTGTCTTCGACAACGATAAGCTGGCATGGTTCAACACGGAATACATCCGCGCCTATCCCGTGGAGAAGCTGCTGCCGCTGATCGAAGAAGAGTGGGAGAAGGCCGGCCTGAAGCCGACACGCACGCCCGGAGAGATTGCCGCCGCGATTGAATTGCTGAAGCCTCGCGCGCGCAACCTGAAGGACTTTGCAGGCGCCTTCAAGGCTTATTTCACGGATACTTTTGAATTTGATACTGCAGCGGTTACGAAGTTCTTCAAGGATGACTCGCTGCGCGGACGGCTGGTGGAACTGGCCGCGAGATACAAGGCTGCGCCGGAGTTCACAGAGGCATCGACTGAACAGGTGCTGCGCGCTTTCGCGGAGGAGAAGGGCATGAAGGCGGGCGCGCTGATCAACGGAGCGCGCGTGGCGCTGACCGGGCAGGGCGTGGCTCCCAGCCTGTTTGCCGTCATGGTATCTCTTGGCAAGGAGCGTGTGGTAAAGCGCCTGGCAACGGCGGGAGAGATCCCGGCAGCCTAG
- a CDS encoding protein-disulfide reductase DsbD domain-containing protein produces MKIRALLVAASLVALALPAQPQFPASEKSAQSSARGADSVRFLFPDQVALAAKKPGVVELHFRVADGMHINSHTPHSKLLIPTNFVVAEKPGVNVSAVDFPAGADYSFSFSPKEKLSVYAGEFVLKAHVTAQPGQHLVEAVLRYQACDSNSCYPPKTIPVVFNIAAK; encoded by the coding sequence ATGAAGATTCGCGCTCTGCTTGTTGCCGCATCGCTGGTTGCACTGGCGCTTCCGGCACAGCCGCAGTTTCCGGCGTCGGAGAAGTCCGCGCAGTCAAGCGCACGCGGCGCCGATTCGGTCCGCTTCCTCTTCCCGGATCAGGTTGCCCTCGCCGCCAAGAAGCCGGGTGTTGTGGAGTTGCACTTCCGCGTGGCCGACGGCATGCACATCAACTCGCATACGCCACACTCGAAACTGCTGATCCCGACGAATTTCGTGGTTGCGGAAAAACCAGGAGTCAATGTAAGCGCAGTGGATTTCCCAGCCGGAGCCGATTACAGCTTCTCGTTTTCCCCGAAGGAAAAGTTGAGCGTGTATGCCGGGGAGTTTGTTCTGAAAGCGCACGTTACCGCGCAGCCGGGGCAGCATCTGGTTGAAGCAGTCCTCCGCTATCAGGCCTGCGACTCCAACTCCTGCTATCCGCCCAAGACGATTCCCGTGGTCTTCAACATCGCGGCGAAATAG
- a CDS encoding TlpA disulfide reductase family protein — MKRNHFILLLILASLALMFWAGWANYESRRQQAERLRATHVTLQQDSADQEVSQLQGKPAPNFTLSDLNGKKVSLADYRGKAVLLNFWATWCAPCKVEIPWFLKLREQYAGQGFEILGVSSDDLDKEDRAKLFTQKAEIAKFVEQQKMTYPVLIDGDSISNPYGGVDSLPTSFYIDRKGTVVAQTVGLVPRDEVEANIRKALAGGQ, encoded by the coding sequence GTGAAACGCAATCATTTCATTCTGCTTCTTATCCTTGCTTCGCTGGCGCTGATGTTCTGGGCGGGATGGGCGAACTACGAGAGCCGACGCCAGCAGGCGGAACGGCTTCGCGCAACGCACGTCACGCTGCAGCAGGACTCCGCAGACCAGGAGGTCTCGCAGTTGCAGGGCAAGCCCGCTCCCAACTTCACGCTGAGCGACCTGAATGGCAAAAAAGTTTCACTCGCGGACTATCGCGGCAAAGCCGTGCTGCTGAACTTCTGGGCAACCTGGTGCGCTCCCTGCAAGGTGGAGATTCCGTGGTTCCTCAAGCTGCGCGAACAGTATGCAGGGCAGGGGTTTGAGATTCTTGGCGTCTCCAGCGACGACCTGGACAAGGAAGACCGCGCGAAGCTGTTTACGCAAAAGGCCGAGATCGCGAAGTTCGTCGAGCAGCAGAAGATGACCTACCCGGTATTGATCGACGGCGACTCCATCAGCAATCCTTACGGCGGTGTTGATTCGCTGCCCACTTCCTTCTACATCGATCGCAAGGGAACCGTGGTCGCGCAGACCGTTGGATTGGTTCCTCGCGATGAGGTTGAAGCAAATATCCGCAAGGCCTTGGCAGGAGGACAGTGA
- a CDS encoding KpsF/GutQ family sugar-phosphate isomerase, with protein MTEHTPASLVRTEAEALLALATRLEGPMAADFDRAVELVLRCGEERGRVVVTGMGKSGIVAQKIAATLSSTGSPALFLHPAEALHGDLGVLMQGDVVIALSASGETEEILRLLATLKRMGDALISFCCNIASTLAQASDVALDCSVEKEACGLGLAPTASTTAMLALGDALAIAVSLKKGFRAEDFADLHPGGKLGKKLARVRQLMHCGDAVPRVERTTPMTDVIYEMSRKGLGLTTVQENTRLVGIISDGDLRRLLEHEGPAALEKTAGEAMNPAPKTIAPEELAVRALSVMEGKKITSLVVVDAAGAVEGVLHLHDLWGTEML; from the coding sequence ATGACGGAACACACCCCGGCATCGCTGGTAAGGACAGAGGCAGAGGCGCTGCTGGCGCTGGCAACACGGCTGGAAGGACCAATGGCAGCGGACTTTGACCGCGCCGTGGAGCTGGTACTGCGCTGCGGGGAAGAGCGGGGCCGGGTGGTCGTCACCGGCATGGGCAAAAGCGGAATCGTGGCGCAGAAGATCGCCGCGACCTTGAGCTCTACCGGGTCGCCCGCGCTGTTTCTCCATCCTGCAGAGGCCCTGCATGGCGACCTCGGGGTGCTGATGCAGGGCGACGTCGTAATTGCGCTCTCGGCCAGTGGCGAGACCGAGGAGATTCTGCGCCTGCTGGCCACGCTCAAGCGCATGGGCGACGCGCTTATCAGCTTCTGCTGCAACATAGCATCGACTCTTGCGCAGGCGAGCGATGTGGCCTTGGATTGTTCGGTTGAAAAGGAAGCCTGCGGACTGGGCCTGGCGCCGACGGCCTCGACCACTGCGATGCTCGCGCTGGGCGATGCACTGGCTATTGCGGTCTCGTTGAAAAAGGGTTTTCGTGCCGAGGACTTCGCCGACCTGCACCCCGGTGGCAAGCTGGGTAAGAAGCTGGCCCGCGTCCGGCAGTTAATGCACTGCGGCGACGCCGTGCCACGCGTCGAGCGCACGACTCCTATGACGGACGTGATCTACGAGATGTCGCGCAAGGGCCTGGGCCTGACCACGGTACAGGAAAACACCAGGCTGGTCGGCATCATCAGCGATGGAGACCTGCGTCGCCTGCTGGAGCACGAAGGCCCGGCAGCCCTGGAGAAGACTGCGGGAGAGGCCATGAACCCGGCTCCCAAGACGATTGCGCCAGAGGAGCTCGCGGTCCGCGCCCTGAGCGTGATGGAGGGCAAGAAGATCACATCCCTGGTGGTGGTGGACGCAGCAGGCGCGGTCGAAGGCGTGCTGCACCTGCACGATCTATGGGGCACGGAGATGCTGTAG
- a CDS encoding proline--tRNA ligase, which yields MHRWSKLFIPTLREAPADAEVASHKFLLRSGYIRQLGAGIYSYLFLGQRSINKIIGIVREEMDKIGQEFLLPALNPREVWEASGRWSTMGDNLFRLKDRKGADLCLGMTHEEVMTDIARKELRSYKQLPQVWYQIQTKFRDEPRPKSGLLRVRQFIMKDSYSFDIDKAGLDRSFDLHDATYRTIFNRCGLPFVAVEADSGAMGGSQSQEFMVYTDAGEDLIASCPKCSYTANMEKATSRLEPVEDLAATGDGKPEPVHTPGQKTIEQVAAFLQVEQSQQIKTMAYMAEFRVAGKESEAKLAPVVVFLRGDHQVNEAKLNSIVGAVALRPMHEEEIRQTFGSAAGYLGPIGLTTAAKIASEGVTVIVDRALEGRTNLVAGANKEEYHLRNVTPVRDFKATVIADVRNAAEGEGCPVCGTPLKVAKAVEVGHIFKLGYKYSESMGAHVLDPNGKEVAPIMGSYGIGIERILTATVEQFHDEKGFWLPRSIAPFDVVVTITNTTDTTLVEAGEKIAAELEAAGLDVLLDDRDERAGVKFKDADLVGIPYRVNVGKKTADGKVELVTRATSSSQDLDFDAVVSTLKTIAG from the coding sequence ATGCATCGCTGGTCAAAACTCTTTATTCCTACACTTCGTGAGGCTCCGGCAGACGCCGAGGTCGCCAGCCACAAGTTTCTGCTTCGCTCGGGATATATCCGGCAGCTTGGCGCGGGCATTTACTCCTACCTTTTTCTCGGGCAGCGCTCCATCAACAAGATCATCGGCATCGTGCGCGAGGAGATGGACAAGATCGGGCAGGAGTTCCTGCTGCCGGCGCTGAATCCGCGCGAGGTGTGGGAGGCGAGCGGCCGCTGGTCAACCATGGGCGACAACCTGTTCCGGCTGAAGGACCGCAAGGGAGCCGACCTGTGCCTGGGCATGACGCACGAAGAGGTGATGACCGACATTGCCCGCAAGGAGCTGCGCAGCTATAAGCAGCTTCCGCAGGTCTGGTACCAGATCCAGACCAAGTTTCGCGATGAGCCGCGCCCCAAGTCGGGCCTGCTGCGGGTTCGGCAGTTCATCATGAAGGACTCGTATTCCTTCGACATCGACAAGGCCGGGCTGGACAGGAGCTTCGACCTGCACGACGCGACCTACCGGACCATCTTCAACCGCTGCGGGCTTCCTTTCGTCGCGGTCGAGGCGGATTCGGGCGCAATGGGCGGATCGCAGTCGCAGGAGTTCATGGTCTACACCGATGCAGGCGAAGACCTGATCGCAAGCTGCCCCAAGTGCAGCTATACGGCCAACATGGAGAAGGCCACGTCGCGCCTTGAGCCGGTGGAGGACCTTGCGGCAACCGGAGACGGCAAACCCGAACCGGTGCACACTCCCGGCCAGAAGACAATTGAGCAGGTAGCCGCGTTTCTCCAGGTCGAGCAATCGCAGCAGATCAAGACCATGGCTTATATGGCTGAGTTCCGCGTAGCCGGGAAAGAGTCCGAAGCAAAGCTGGCTCCGGTAGTCGTGTTTCTGCGCGGAGATCACCAGGTCAACGAAGCCAAATTGAACTCGATCGTGGGTGCTGTGGCGTTGCGTCCCATGCACGAGGAGGAGATTCGCCAGACATTCGGCTCCGCTGCTGGCTATCTTGGTCCCATCGGGCTCACTACGGCGGCCAAAATTGCATCTGAAGGTGTGACAGTCATTGTGGATCGCGCACTGGAGGGTCGTACAAACCTGGTTGCCGGCGCCAACAAGGAGGAGTACCACCTGCGCAACGTCACCCCTGTGCGAGACTTTAAGGCCACGGTGATCGCGGATGTGCGCAACGCTGCGGAAGGCGAGGGCTGCCCCGTATGCGGCACTCCGCTGAAGGTTGCCAAGGCAGTAGAGGTGGGTCACATCTTCAAGCTGGGCTACAAGTACTCCGAGAGCATGGGCGCCCATGTACTGGACCCCAACGGCAAGGAAGTCGCACCGATCATGGGCAGCTACGGAATTGGCATTGAACGCATTCTGACCGCCACGGTGGAGCAGTTCCATGACGAGAAGGGCTTCTGGCTGCCACGTTCGATTGCGCCGTTTGATGTGGTCGTGACGATAACCAATACCACCGATACGACCTTGGTGGAGGCGGGCGAAAAGATCGCCGCCGAACTGGAAGCGGCAGGGTTGGATGTGCTGCTGGATGACCGGGATGAGCGGGCGGGCGTGAAGTTCAAGGACGCCGACCTGGTGGGGATTCCGTATCGCGTCAACGTTGGAAAGAAGACGGCCGATGGCAAGGTAGAGCTGGTGACGCGCGCAACCTCGAGCAGTCAGGATCTGGACTTCGACGCGGTCGTGAGTACCCTCAAGACGATCGCTGGATAA